The genome window ACAAAAACCTGAGCGGCTGCTTTAGGAGCGATTCGCACCGTGTGCTGCCCCACCTTTGCCGTGAAGTCCCCTCCAAACGGCTCTCGTTCTAAAAGCGCCACCACGGAACCCGGAACAAGGTCGCGCTCTTTGAGATAACGCAATAGCACGGGGTCCTCATCCACCACTTGGTCTACGATATAGCGTCCAGGAATCGCCATCTCACTGAGAGGACGACCGGTAGAGGGCGTTACCATGAGATTGCGTGAGGGAATAGGAGCCCCATGCGGGCAGGTTGTTGGATGACCCAGCAGGTCATCTATGCGCGATTCGAAATCCTCACTGATATGGTGCTCCAGCCGCTCGGCCTCGGCATGAACCTCTTCCCAGCTGTAGCCAAGGGCATCTACCAAGTAGCGTTCGAGAAGACGATGATGCCGAATAATTTCCAGAGCCACCTTGCGCCCTCGCTCCGTCAGCTGAATGGCATGGTAGGGCGTGTGCTCCACGAGCTGCAACTCCGTTAGGCGACGCAGCATCTTGCTGACGGCGGGCGCGCTCACGTTCAGTCTTGAGGCCAAATCGGCCGTGTTGGCAGAGAGACCCTCAAATTCCATGTTGTAGATGGCCTTGAGATAGTCCTCTACCGACTGTCCGGGAAGATGACTTTGTGTTTCCATTGTTGTCACCTCGGGTTCACTTCTAATTAAACCATGGTTAATATACCATATTCCAAAATGGAAAGTTCCATTTTGATGGCTAGTCCATCCTGTTTTTAACGCATTTGATGACTTTAGAGAGCGGAAAACTAAGCGGTTGTTCTGCCTCACCTCTGCAGGTGGCAGAGGTAGAATGATTGGCTTTAGAGGATAGGTTCTACAATCTACCCTCCGTTTGTATTTGGAGAGGGCAGGTTGGCAAGGAGCAGGGCGCTAAGGCAGGCCAAGGAGGCCCCTAAGACAAAGGGGAGAAAGGCACGATATTGATAGAGCGCTCCTGCAATAAGGCTGGCAGGCAAAAGCGCGATCCCTACCACCATGTGATAGGCTCCTATCTGAGTGGCCAACTTGTCTGGGTCGGAAAAATCGGCGGTAAAGGCGCGTTGGACTCCCTGAGTAAGGGCGTAGTAGAGGCCGTACACCACAAAAAAGACGGCAAGGATGGCCTTGGATGGAGCTAACCCGATGCCCAAGTAGACCACCGCGAAAACAAGGTAGCCGGCTATAACAAGGGGTCTGCGCCCAATGCGATCGCCGAGAATGCCGATATTGTAGTCCAAGAGCACCTCCACCACGTTGAAAAGCGCGTAAAGTGCCATAACTCCTGTAGCCGAGTAGCCGATATCTTGAGCACGCAGCAGGAGAAAAGCGTCGCTGAAATTGCCAAGGTTGAAGAGAAAGACGATAACAAGGAATCGCCGATAGAGCGGGCTTAGCTCCGACCATTTGGGTAGGGAAAGGGCCGTTGCCGGTTTTTGATAGGTAGAGGAGGGCTTTTCATGAACGAACAGCAGGAGGGTAAGAACGGCAAGGAGGCCAGGAATGCCGGCCAAAAGGAAGATGGTACGTAACTGGTGCGATAGGTTGCCTCTTATCGCGTTCAAAATAAGAATGCCTAAAAGCGGCCCTATCACCGCACCAATGGTATCCATGGCACGATGCAGGCCGAAAGCCCGCCCTCGTAGCGCCATTGGGGTAGCTTCCGTGATGAGGGCATCGCGAGGTGCGGTGCGAATCCCCTTGCCTAACCTGTCTATAAGTCGGAGTAAAAGCGCGACAGGCCACAGGGTAACCGACGCCATGAGGGGCTTGGCCAAAGCGCTGCTGCCATAGCCGAAGACGGTGAGCGGCTTGCGCCGCCCAGAACGATCGGAGAGGTAGCCGGAAACAAGACGAAAAAGGCTGGCGACACTTTCCGCAAGCCCCTCGATAAGTCCCACGATAGAGGCTGGTACGCCCAACACAAGGGTAAGAAATCGAGGGATCTGCGTATAGGCCATCTCGGTGGATATATCCATGAAGAGGCTTACAAATCCGAGTGCGATCACTGTGTTGCTAAGGCGCTGCGGGGTTGTTTCAGCTTGTGTTTCCGTTTCGATAGACATCACGAACTCCTTCGGTAGTCTCTCCTATATGGCGTATGGCGCTTTTTGGGGCACTATGCGGTCTAGACTTCAGCTCCCTTTGCGGGAGTGAAGAGCAGGCGGAGCGTTTCCGCGATGTGTTTTAGCCCCAGCGTCTGCAAGGTACGATAGCCTTCTACCTCTGCAGTGATGGGGCCGTCGTAGCCGATCTCTTGAAGGGCTATGCCTACCCGCTCCCAAGGCACATCGCCTTGGGCTGGGTTGCAAAAACCATTGATATTGCCTATAGTGGTTCGGAAATCCTTTACATGCACCTTGCGAATGCGTTTGTTCAAAATGCGGATCCACTGATCCGGATAGCCGAAGGCAAGCACATTGCCTACATCGAAGTAGGCTCCCACATAGGGGTGGGCTATGGTGTCGAGCAACTGAGCAAATTCGAGAGGTGACAGCAGAAAGCGATTCCACACGTTTTCCACTCCAATATGCACGCCAAAACGCTCGGCTTCGGGGGCAAGGCGCTTTAACCCCTCTAAGGTGAGCCGGTAGACGACATCGTAGGGGGAATCGGGAGTCACCACGCCTGGCACCACAAGGGCGGTGTCGGCACCAAGCCAGTGTGCCACTTGAAGCTGACACCGTACCACCTCGAAGCCCTTCTCACGGAGGGTTGGGTCTGGTGCGGCGATGGGGTACTTCCAACCGAGGCCCGTCGAAAGGCTAAGGAGTTTTATCCCACATCGCGCCGCATCTTCGGCGATGCGGCGGGCGCTTCGCTCGTCTAACTGTAAAGAGACCTCGCCCTCTTCAGCCAAGTTTACCTCCACGCAATCGAACCCGGCCGCTTTGGCCATTTCAAACGCCCGATGGAGCGGCAGGCCGGAGGGCAACGACCAAGCATTGATGCCGATAAGAGGCATGAACGTATCTCCTTCCCTTGTTTGATCGGCATTTCGGCAAAGCAGCGCTCAATTCCTACCTTGCTTTTCACTGGCGCCCTTGCAGGAGGATAGACGTTTGAGCAAGAATTAACTTTGCAGTTCGTAGAAGGAGGGCCGGAATGATTGATGTGACCTGTGTAGGGGTGTTAGTTGCCGATGTGGTTGGGAAGCCCATCGATCGCTTCCCTGACAGAGGGAAGTTGGCTTTGGTGGAGCGGATCGAGCTGCACGCTGGAGGCGGGGTCTCCAATACCGGTACCGCGCTTGCGCGCTTAGGCATTTCGACGGCTGCCGTGGGAAAAGTAGGAAAGGACGGTTTTGGCGATTTTTTAACCCATCATCTTGCCGCACAGGGGCTTGATGTGTCGGGGATCGCGCGTGACGCACAGGAGGCCACCTCTTCAACCATGGTTTTGGTGCATAGCGACGGAGAGAGAAGTTTTCTGCACTATTTGGGAGCTAACGCCGCGCTTACTTTGGAGGATATTGATTTTCAAAAGATACAGCAAAGCCGTATCCTGCATATCGCCTATGCGTTTTTGCTGCCGGGGTTAGATGGTCATCCAATGGTAGATCTTCTGAAACGTTCGCGCGAAGCGGGAGTGCGCACGAGCCTCGATACGGCTTGGGACGCCAAGAACCGTTGGTTCTCCCTGATACAATCGTATCTGCCTTATGTAGACTACTTTGTGCCGAGTTGGGAAGAGGCGCGTAAAATGGCGGGAGATCGCGACGACCCACGAGATGTCGCCAAGTTTTTTCTCGATCATGGGGTACATATTGTGGGCTTGAAGTTGGGGGAAAGGGGCTGCTACATACGATCTGCTGAGGGCGAAGAGGTGCAGCTTCCTGCCTTTAAGGTGCCTGCTGTGGACGCACTAGGAGCGGGAGATGCATGGGTGGCCGGCTTTTTAGCCGGCGTGGTAAAACAGCTGGATTTGGAGCGCTGCGCCTGGCTTGGCAACGCGGTGGGGGCTTCTTGCGTAATGTCTCTCGGAGCGACGAGCGGAGTGCGTGGGTGGGAAGAGACCTTAGAGCTGATCCGCCAGCACGGCGGCCCAAACTTCGAGCGCTGAGATGCCTGCCGAATCGTCACTTCGCATCGCTATGTTCACGCCCTGGAAGGCGCAGTGCGGCATTAGCGATTACAGTCGCCATCTTGTAGAGGCTTTAAAAGCGCTTCCCGACGTGGAGGATGTGGTTATCGTGGAGCCGCCCAGCGATGCCGCTAAGCTCTCCACGTGGCAGGCGGTTTGGCGGCGAGGTGCACGCAGGCGGCTTTACCAATCCCTTGGGCAGCAGATGAGCCGGCAGGGCATCCATATCGCCCATATACAGCATCAGTATTTCTTTTTTGGCGGCGTCTCTCCTTTAAAGAATCGCTTTCTTGACTTCCTCCAGGCGGTTCGCCCTCCCGTTGTCATGACGGTACATGAGCTTGCATTGCCCCAAGATTCCTCCTTGTTGAGAAGGCTTGCACTGACTAAAGTGAACCGAGTCTCCTTTCTCGCACCAAACCTTCAACGCCTCGTGGTTCACACGGAGGCCGATCGCGTGGCGCTACAGAATATCGGGTGCGATCCGGATAAGGTAATACGCATGCCGCATCCCGTTCCTCCGGCCGCACCCATGCCCGATGCAGCGCAGGCTAAACGCGTCTTGAATCTGCAGGGAAAGCAGGTGCTCACCATTTTTGGCTTTATCTCTAAGAAAAAGGGGCATTTCGTGGCTCTGGAGGCGCTGCGTCAGTTGCCTCCCAATGTGGTGCTTCTCCTTGCTGGAGGCAGGCACCCGGACGACCGCACCGACTATGTAGACCAGATTTATCGGCGCGCTGAAGCGTGGAATTTAAGAGACCGCCTTGTAGTTACCGACTATCTGCCTGAGACCTCTATTCCCACTGTTATGGCGGCCACCGACATCGCCCTGGCACCCTACTTACAAACGTCAGGCTCCGGCTCCTTGGCCAATCTGCTTGCCTATGGACGCGCCATTGTGGCCTCTAACATTCCGCCACATATCGAGATCGCCGCCTCCACCGATCCTGCCTGCCTCCATCTCGTTACCGTAGGCAACCCCACGGCGTTGGCGCGAGCCGTGGAGGGACTGCTTGGCGACCCGCATGGCCTGCGGATGCTACAAGAGGCGGCGTTGCGGTATGCAAAAGCTCACCCCTATTTGCAGATGGCCCGCAATTTGGTGACGCTCTACCGGGACCTGCTGCGGAGATGAGCTAAAGTGAACAACCGTGTTGGCATAGATGGCCGAACCCTCACCGGCCCCTTTACGGGCGACCGCTCCTATTGGCGTGGCCTGCTCTCGGCCATCGCGCCGCTAGCTCCTGACCTTCAGTTTTATGTTTACAGCCATCGTCCGTTTCCTGCAGGTGTGCTCCCTCCTGCATCAAACCTTGTTTTGCGCGTGATCCCTTCCCGTAACGAGCGATTTTGGAGCCTGTTCACACTGCCGGCCTGCGCCCGAAATGACCGTTGTGCCCTGCTCCATGTGCAGTATAGCGTGCCTTTTGGCTGTTCCTGCCCGGTGATTACCACGGTGCACGATATCTCTTTCCGTCTCCACCCAGAATGGTTTCCATGGAAGCATCGCCTCCTGCTCAACATCGGGGTAGCGCTCGCTATAAGGCGCGCAACGAAAGTGATTACGGTATCTGAGACATCACGTCAGGACATCTTGCGTCTATACCAATGCCCTCCCGATCGGGTGGTGGCTATTCCCAATGCCATCTCCCCCCTCTTTTTTCAGCCTATTGCCGTTACAGAGGCGCAGCGTTTGGTGCAAGAAAAGTACGGGGTCTCCACCCCCTTCGTGCTTGCCGTGGGGGTTTTACAGCCAAGAAAGAATATCGAGACGCTTGCGGCCGCCTTTGGAATCGCCCATGCGAGATACGGCAAGCCCCTTGCCCTCGTGCTGGTGGGTAAGCAAGGATGGGGAGTTCAAGAGGAGACGATTCGCGCACGAGTGGCTCAATATGGCGGCGCCAGCGCTGCCGATTCCCTTGTGTTTACGGGTTATGTGCCGGATGAGGACTTGCCTTTCCTCTATACGGCCTGCACCGTTTTCGCCTATCCATCGCTTTATGAAGGCTTTGGCATCCCGCCACTCGAGGCCATGGCGTGCGGGGCACCGACTCTCGTGGCGCACGCGCCTCCCATGCCCGAGGTGGTGGATGAGGCAGCGCTCCTTATCTCTCCTAAAAATCCATGGGCATGGGCGGATGCTCTGCTTGCAGTGCTACAGGATGCAGACCTGCGAGATAGGCTGAGAGAAAAAGGGCCGATTCGCGCACGTTGTTTCTCCTGGGAAGAGAGTGCGCGTCGCACCTTGGTGCTCTATCGGCAGATACTCGCCACCGCATCTTCCTTAGCCTAGTTAGCAGAGACGACCCTTCCTCTGCCTGCTCCAAAATCCTCCCACCTCTGTACTTCAGTCACTATGCCTATTGGGCAGGGAGAATGTAGCTGGGAAAGTTCTGCAAAATTGGGACACAAGTACCAATAATCCCCTTATGAAGGATGCAGCCTAGTGGCTTTCGAGAGAGTTTCTCGAAAAAGCCTCTCTGCACCTCACTATTCAAGATGAACTCTGAGCGTTTCAAGGAGTAACGTTATGGAACGTGGGCTTTATGCCGCCGCTTCCGCCATGGTCGCTCAACAGACCATTCAAGACGTAATCGCGCAAAACGTTGCCAATGCGACGACGGTGGGTTATAAGCAGGACGTGCCCACTTTTCGTTCGCTCACGGCTTTGGAGCTTGAGCGTCTGAACGGAAATAGCTCCCAAGGGGTGCCCATCGGAGAGCTTGGAACGGGAGTGATGCCCGACCGGATCTATACGGACTGGAGCGTTGGCCCTATCGAGCAGACAGGCAATCCCTTGGATGCGAGCCTGGGTCAGGGGCTTTTCTTTGCGGTGAGCACTCCAGCCGGAGAACGCTACACGCGAGCTGGCAACTTCCGCTTAGATGGCCAAGGCAATCTCTATACGGCGGCCGGCTTTCCTGTGCTCGACGATCGGGGACAGCCGATCAACGTGGGACGCGGGCCGAACGTAGCGATTGACCGCATGGGCAATGTTACGGTGAACAACAAGCCGGTGGCGCGCTTACGCATTGTGCGCATTGACCCCAACTTTCTACAAAAGCAGGGCGATTCGCTTTTCGCCCTTGTCGGCGGCCCGGCGCCTGTTCAAGTAAATAACCCACAGGTGCTGCCAGGAACCCTGGAGCAATCCAACGTCAACGTGGTAACGGGTTTGGTGGACCTCATTGTTGTACAGCGCAACTACGAGATGGCTCAGAAGGCCATTCTCACCCAAGATGAGCTGTTAAAGCAGACCACCAATAATGTGGGCAGTGTTTCTTAGGTTACTTCTTAAGGTTTTCTTAGGCGTGCAAGCGTGCCTGGGAGCGCAAGCATCCCGCTTGCATCTATCTACGGCCGGACCTTCGGCATAGCGCGTGTCGAAGGAGGCCGTTCGCGCTCGTCCGATTGACAGCGCTCTACTCAACGCTTTTTAAGGGCATCTAGCCCCTAACAACTTTACATTTGGAGGAACGGCATCAACCATGGATCGCGCGCTTTTTACCGCCGCAACAGGGCTTGCGGCACAACAGCTTAGTCTCGACGTCATCGCCAACAACCTTGCCAACGTCAGCACGGTAGGCTTTAAGGCCAGCCGAGTGGACTTCGAGGACCTTATCTACCAAACCCCCCAGGAGCCAGGAACGCAGACCGGCCCGAACTCCATGCTGCCCACTGGTCAGCAGATAGGGCTTGGTGTCTCTTCTGGAACCACCACGACGGTAAATACACAAGGCACGTTCCAGCAGACAGGCCGGCAATACGACCTGGCCATCCAGGGAAACGGATACTTCAAAATTCTTATGCCAGATGGAACAACCGCCTACACCCGAGCGGGCAACTTCTCAGTGGACGGAACGGGCAAATTGGTTACACCAGATGGCTATGCGTTACAGCCGGAGATCGTGATACCGCCCGATGCGGTCTCCTTCTCTGTTAGCCCCGATGGGCAGGTAAGTGTACGACGCGCCGGCCAGCAGCAGCCCACCGTTGTGGGGCAGCTTCAGCTCACTACATTTGTGAACCCGGCCGGCCTCCGTGCGATGGGCGGCAACCTCTTCATGCCCACGCCGGCCTCTGGCCCAGCGGTAGACAGCACACCGGGAACACAGGGGGCGGGCACACTGCAACAAGGGGTCATCGAATCGTCCAACGTGGATATCGTCTCCGAGATGGTGCGGATGATCATTCTGCAACGGGCTTACGAGACAAACTCGAAGGTCATTCAATCCGCCGACAGCATGCTCGGCATTGCAAACTCTATCAAGCAGGGCTAGTGGTATGAAGCGATGCACGTTCTTTCTGGGCCTTTGGCTCGTGTGCGGATTTCATAGCACGGGATATGCTGCCAAAAAGCCTGACAAGTCCGCGCCCACGGGAGTCACCATCGTTGCCAAAGCAGAAAGTGTTGTGAGCGGCAGCCTTATTCACGTGGGTGACATCGCCACCATTCAAGGCGGAAGCCCTACGTTACAGCAGGCCATCGCTGCCGTTGTCGTTGGAGTAGCACCGCTTCCTGGACTGTCGCGCTCGATCATGGCGGGCGATATATTAGTTCATCTGCGTGAAGCGCAGTTGGCCAGTCCTTCCATCCACATCAAAGCGCCAACCATGATTTTGGTGCGACGTGCCGCCAACAATGTGGCGGCCAACCAGATCGTGCAGGTCGCTTTAGCCGCCGCGCAAAAGGCTGTTCAGGGCATTGCAGGGGCCGTGATCGTGCCCGATCCTGTGGAAGGGAATATGGTGCTGCCAACAGGGCAGCTTCAGATAGTCGCCGGCCAGGTAGGCGGCGACCCTGGCCTCGGAACGCTCTTCGTGCCCGTTAACCTTTATGTGGACGACAAACTCGTGCAGGCCACCACCGTGACGTTTCATGTTCATCGAAGGTTGCAGGCCCTGGTGGCGAATCGAACGCTTGAACCGCGGGATATCCTGCAACCCGACGATGTTTCGCTGGTGACCGTAGACCTCCCTCCTGGTTTTAACGACCCCATCACCGACGCCAAGGAGGCGATAGGAAAGCGGGCCACACGCCGCATTTTGGCCGGCGCGCCCATCCCAGCATCCGCTCTGGAGGTGCCGCCGGTAGTGCAGGCTGGAAATATCATCACCGTGCTATACGTTGTGGGGCAGGCGCGCATTACCGCCTATGGCACCGCACAACAGTCGGCACGAATAGGCGATACCATCCACGTCTACATCACCTCAACTCATAAGATCATTGATGCGGTTGTGCTAGATGCGCATACCGCGGAGGTGATGAACAACTGATGAAAGGAGCTACAAAGATGCGACGAAGCTTTCGGTGCTTTTTGGCTTTTGCTATTTTCGTGTTGGGACTGTCGCTAGCAGCCCCTCGAGTAAAGGCGCAGTCGCTCTTCCCAGTAAAAGAAGCCAACGAGGAGCTTAAAGGAAGCAGCAGTGCCTCCGCCGCCTCTCTTTTCAGCGACCTTCGTGCCCACAACGTTGGCGATGTCCTCACCATCACGGTAGCGGAGAGCACAACGGCCCAAACCACGGCGAGCACCAAGGCCTCACAAACCGATTCGGTAGATGCTTTTGGTGGGACAGGGCTTATCCACAACTTTTTCCGTAGCTTGGCTCTCTCGGCCTCGAACTCGCGTAACGCCACAGGCGATGGCACCACATCGCGCTCCGGCACGTTTGTAACGACGCTGTCGGTGCGCGTAAAGAAGGTGCTCCCGAACGGGACACTGCTTGTGGAGGGCTCCCGCGTGATGAAAATCAACAAAGAGACTCAGAAGATCACCTTTACAGGCATCGTACGTCCAGAGGACATTGGGCCTGACAATACGGTGCCTTCAAGCCTAGTAGCCGATGTAAAGGTTGCCTACGATGGTAAAGGGATCGTGGGGGATACCCAGCATGAAGGCATTCTTACACGCATCTTTCGCTTCCTCTTTTAGGCACGAAGAAGCACGAATGGAGTAATGAGGCAAAAAGAGATGGCACGACTTATCGTTCTATGGGTTGCTGGGGTAATGGCATTTGGGCTTTGTACCGCCGCCTGGGCCGATGCACCGCCCTCCAACGCTCCCGCTCAAAATACCTTGAAGCCCTCAGCGCCTACGTCCGCCCCCGCAGAGGCAACGGCCAACGCCGGTTTCGTTCCTATCAACGGGCTGACACGGGTGAAAGATATCGCGAACCTACAGGGGGTACGAGGAAACCAGCTCATCGGCTACGGTCTTGTCGTGGGGCTGGAAGGCACCGGCGACGGACAGACCACCCAGTTTACGCAAGCCTCGCTGGTAAATATGCTGCGACGCTTTGGAATCGATGTGCCTGCCTCGACCGTAATGGTCAAAAATGTGGCGGCCGTTATGGTGACAGCCGACTTGCCTCCTTTCGTGAAGCCGGGTAGCCGCATTGATGTGGTGGTCTCCTCGATGGGCGACGCCAAATCGCTACAGGGGGGCACGCTTCTACAGACGCCCCTGCGTGCCGCCAACGGCCAAATCTACGCGGTAGCGCAAGGCCCTATTTCCATCGGGGGCTTTAACTATGAGGCGGGCGGCTCCAAAGTGCAGAAGAACGATGTCAACGTGGGGCGCATACCCGGAGGAGCCTATGTAGAGCAGGCCGTGCCGATGTCGCTAAGCCAAGATGGCACCACATTGGAGTTCACCCTGCAATCGCCAGACTTTACGACGGCAAGCCGTATGGCCAACGCCATTCGCCAGCAGCTCAATGTAAGCACATTAGCGGAGGATGGTGCCACCGTGGAGGTGGTGGTACCGAACCAATGGCGGCAGAACCTCGTGGGCTTCATCTCCAAAGTGGAAGAGGTGACCCTCACGCCGGATGTGGTGGCGCGAATCGTGGTGGATGAGCGCACCGGTACGGTGGTGATAGGTGGCAATGTGCGGCTTGGCACCGGGGCTGTGGCGCACGGCGATATCAATGTAGAGGTGAGCAATACGCCTGTGGTGGTGCCGCCCCCTCCCTTTTCGGTCAACCCACCGCCAGCTACCGTGGTGCCGTTGAAGAGCACCCAAGCCACCGAGCATGGTGGGCAGCTCGCCGTTATTCCGCAAACAACAACGGTAGACCAGCTCGTGCATGCCCTCAATGCGCTAGGAGTGACTCCGCGCGACCTCATCGCCATTCTCCAAGGCATGCGTGCGGCCGGCATGATCCAGGCCGAGATAGATATTCAGTAAGGAGTGCCATTATGGATACAGTGTCCTCGCCAACATCGGCTGTTTCGACGACGCAGGGAGCTACCCCTCTACAGCAACAACAGGCGCGACTGAAGAAAGCGACGCAGGAGTTCGAGGCGCTCTTTCTCACCACACTGCTGCGCCCGACTTTGAAAGAGATGGTGGGCGGCGATTCGCTTTCTGACAACAGCTATGAGATGGGCTACTACCAAGATATGATGGAGCATCGCCTTGCCGAAGTGCTCGCCAAGAACGGTGGTTTAGGCCTAGCAAAGACGCTCTATAACGAGCTTGCACCCCATCTTCGTGGGGTGAGCACCAACGCGGAAAGGAAGAAGTAGCCACCAATGCCGACAACATCCCCTGGACACTTGGCAACAAGCCTGCGTAAGGTGCTGCAACGCCAACTTGTGCTGTCGCAGCAACTGCTCGAACTTGCCAAAGAGCAGAATGCCGCACTTGTGAAAAACGATATCGCCCTGCTGCAGCAGTTGAATGAGCGACAGCAGACCTGTCTAAGCGAACAAGAGGCGCTCGAGCGCACCCGTGTGGAGATCGCGTGCAAGTTGGGCAAGGCGTTTGGGCTAAAAGGGGTTCCGCCGCTGCAGCAGCTCTTACCGCATTTGACAAAATCCGACCAGGAGGCGCTGCTCGCACTGCGAGGGGAACTGTTTCGCGTGCATGACGAGATAACGGCCGTGCATGAGCGCAACCGCCTACTGCTTCGTAACGGCCTCAACTACATCGTCTTTAGTTTACGCCTGCTCACTGCGGCTGCACTTCAGCCAGCCCGCTATGGAACGAATCTTAATGAAGTGGTGACACCCAGTTTTTACATAGACAGCAAGGCCTAAAGGCTTTGCATGTGTTCTCAAACTTATGGACGCACGGAAGCGTTAGGGCCAAAAACACGGTTGGCCTACATCCTTCAAGGAGAAGAAACCATGCCATCTAGCTTTTTCGGATTAGAGATCGGTTATTCGGCGCTGGCCTCCAGCCAGATCGCCCTCGATGTCGTTTCGAACAACGTGTCGAACATCAACACTCCTGGCTATGCACGGGAAACGGTAACCTTCGATGAGACCGATCCGTTTACCTTGCCTGGACTCGACAGTTTCTCGCCAGGGCAACTGGGGACAGGTACCACGATCACAGCCATCAACGAGGTGCGAGATCAGTTTCTTGATCGTCAAATTTTGGCGGCCAACTCCGATCAAAGCGCCTATAACACGCTTCAGCAGGTGCTTGGTCAGGCACAAACGGCCTTCTCCGAGCCTAGCTCGAGCGGCATAGGACAGCAGCTAACAAACTTCTTTAACGCCTTTAGCAATCTCGCCGCTAATCCAGAGGACCCCGGCATTCGCGCCACCGTTGTCAACCAAGCGGTAACCCTTACCAATGCATTCCATAACGTGAGCAATTCGCTGAGCCAACTGCTACCTAACCTCAATTCGCGCATTCAGATGGATGTACAGCAGCTCAATAGCATCACAACGCAGATCGCCACTCTGAACCATCAGATCGGGGTGAGCATCGCTGCGGGGCAACATCCAAACGATCTGATTGACAAGCGTAGCGCGTTGCTTTCTCAGCTTAGCGGCTTGGTGAACCTTCAGATTGTGGACGAGGTCAACCCTCAAACCGGGCAACCTAACGGGGAGATAGATGTGCATGTGGGAGGGTTTACTCTTGTTCAAGGCGATACCGCGGAGCCGCTTTCTTATACCTCAACCTCGGTCGGCAGTGCCAACACATTGGGGCTTGTGGACTCACAAGGAAACGCCATCCCACTTTTAGGGGGTGAGATTTACGGCCTTTTGAAGGCATCGGCGATGGTTCAGGGCTATCAGAGCCAGCTCGATACCCTTGCCTATAACCTCATCAACGCGGTGAATAGCATCCATCAAACGGGCATGGGGTTAGATGGCTCTACCGGCACCCTCTTCTTCTCTTCACCGCCTCCCCCTCCAGGTACCGGTGCGGCCGCCTCTATCTCGGTGAATTCGGCTATTATCGCCGACCCTCAAAAGATCGCAGCGGCCTCGGTTCCCACGCCACCCAATCCACTCGCACCAGGAAACGGGGATGTGGCAAGCCAAATTGCCAACCTGGCTAACACGGCCGTTATCGGCGGCGCCTCGTTAAACGATTACTATAATGCGCTGATATCCACGATTGGCTCGGACACGCAGACGGCGCAATCGCAAGCCAATAACCAACAGCAGATCGTCTCGCAGTTGCAAAGTCAACAACAGTCGGTTTCGGGTGTGAACCTGGATGAGGAGCTAACCAACATGCTGCAGTACCAGCGAACCTACCAGGCGGCGGCACGGGTGATCAATATGGCCGATGCCTTCCTA of Chthonomonas calidirosea T49 contains these proteins:
- the flgK gene encoding flagellar hook-associated protein FlgK, translated to MPSSFFGLEIGYSALASSQIALDVVSNNVSNINTPGYARETVTFDETDPFTLPGLDSFSPGQLGTGTTITAINEVRDQFLDRQILAANSDQSAYNTLQQVLGQAQTAFSEPSSSGIGQQLTNFFNAFSNLAANPEDPGIRATVVNQAVTLTNAFHNVSNSLSQLLPNLNSRIQMDVQQLNSITTQIATLNHQIGVSIAAGQHPNDLIDKRSALLSQLSGLVNLQIVDEVNPQTGQPNGEIDVHVGGFTLVQGDTAEPLSYTSTSVGSANTLGLVDSQGNAIPLLGGEIYGLLKASAMVQGYQSQLDTLAYNLINAVNSIHQTGMGLDGSTGTLFFSSPPPPPGTGAAASISVNSAIIADPQKIAAASVPTPPNPLAPGNGDVASQIANLANTAVIGGASLNDYYNALISTIGSDTQTAQSQANNQQQIVSQLQSQQQSVSGVNLDEELTNMLQYQRTYQAAARVINMADAFLDTIINGLGANSTPVAA